The Malus sylvestris chromosome 12, drMalSylv7.2, whole genome shotgun sequence genome contains a region encoding:
- the LOC126592099 gene encoding F-box protein At2g26850-like codes for MLCLLISCASFILLSKSFTHHKPILQTWEDSLRLISLKFLGGFLSFLPKSRISLQPITSKFKKMVTFGSNVEVERETSLSLLDLPDLALDCILERLPPSGLCSMAAVCASLRESCTSDHLWGNHMNHKWGRLIGPAAYREWQLHGASRNRIRNYSVRTEKKGLMESLEASILHSSWITWQKLTPVCKVKASTSCLSVDSIMSLYLSLETGKFWFPAQVYNRENGNVGFMLSCYDARVRYDSTTNTFQARYSPYGRRATEENIPWDRLRAAPVDTPPHKLHVSDCLHDLKPGDYIEIQWRRNKEFPYGWWYGVIGHLEFCDGNENGCRCHCNDIVKLEFSQYTPGSRWREMTINRKDHREEGNEADGFYAGIRKIYNEEEIARWKRLWPTQVLG; via the exons ATGCTTTGCCTCCTTATTTCTTGTGCCTCTTTCATCCTCCTTTCTAAGTCCTTCACTCACCACAAACCAATATTACAAACATGGGAGGATAGCCTCAGATTAATCTCACTCAAgtttttgggtggatttttAAGTTTTCTCCCCAAAAGCAGGATTTCACTCCAACCCATCACCTCCAAATTCAAAAAGATGGTGACTTTTGGCTCAAATGTGGAGGTGGAGAGAGAAACTAGTCTCTCTCTCCTGGATTTGCCTGACTTGGCCTTGGACTGCATTCTTGAGAGGCTTCCCCCATCTGGGTTGTGCTCCATGGCAGCAGTTTGTGCTTCTTTGAGGGAGAGCTGCACAAGTGATCACTTGTGGGGGAACCATATGAACCACAAATGGGGTCGACTTATAGGGCCTGCTGCTTACAGAGAGTGGCAGTTGCATGGGGCCTCAAGAAACAGAATCAGAAATTACTCCGTTCGGACCGAGAAAAAAGGTCTAATGGAGTCCCTTGAGGCTAGTATTTTGCATTCCTCGTGGATTACTTGGCAAAAATTAACTCCAGTATGTAAAGTGAAGGCTAGTACGAGTTGTTTATCGGTCGATTCGATCATGTCTCTGTATCTCTCTCTTGAAACTGGCAAGTTTTGGTTCCCGGCTCAGGTCTATAACCGCGAG AACGGTAATGTAGGGTTTATGCTGTCTTGTTATGATGCACGAGTGCGCTATGATTCGACGACAAACACATTTCAAGCAAG GTATTCACCTTACGGGCGGAGGGCAACAGAGGAAAATATACCATGGGATAGACTAAGAGCGGCTCCAGTTGATACTCCTCCTCACAAACTTCATGTCTCCGATTGTTTACATGACTTAAAACCCGGTGATTATATTGAGATCCAGTGGAGAAGAAACAAAGAATTTCCCTACG GTTGGTGGTATGGTGTCATTGGTCACTTAGAGTTTTGCGATGGGAATGAGAATGGCTGCCGTTGTCACTGCAATG ATATAGTAAAACTGGAGTTCAGTCAGTACACTCCTGGTTCCCGATGGAGAGAAATGACGATAAACAGGAAGGACCATCGCGAAGAAGGCAATGAAGCAGACGGCTTCTATGCAGGAATCCGAAAGATTTACAATGAGGAGGAAATTGCAAGGTGGAAGCGCTTATGGCCGACCCAAGTTCTGGGATAA